Proteins from a genomic interval of Medicago truncatula cultivar Jemalong A17 chromosome 3, MtrunA17r5.0-ANR, whole genome shotgun sequence:
- the LOC11426824 gene encoding protein odr-4 homolog: MVKGVVGEETRFQSVEDRLTKSSSPAEVGLLIGKFSSALDRVFLFDLIPTPPNDSAEPASSIIQPDKKLASKSKSQTQPDSSSLFIDKDWVSEHARQVSRMLVGGIKVVGVYVWVNDNAFKNSTLMLCQTVKGVAEAAPVSDVNWDERLLLQICYGPRRWNCRNCSLSSNITSSSLRPCDFKMGKVLSSFQTFRCMHNFNLRLPILRDGSSKFQTLSDVLHHAISLHAKELADAKALIDGKLVLDNEPCSLDGVHEVELLIPFLNNGSIEAYSQRDVSGILSFGGAICSFAYLNSKEPISQAVTDIKGDIITSLQSRLDIICDETDVDSGNHHDVGKQVNEDDVSVEKPVSQLVLHLLRKECSLPFPRRVFAPWLAGTYACDYLQPSETVEVLKDHCMELLSMKAPTDISTILEPEKEVISFRTKSFWDVAVPSYSEIHLREDKMKLDGRGESSSDKLMKPGYISVVAAGLILLLSVLVGFVLFARKG; encoded by the exons ATGGTGAAAGGCGTTGTCGGAGAAGAAACCCGATTCCAATCGGTTGAAGATCGTCTCACCAAATCTTCCTCTCCAGCTGAGGTGGGTCTACTGATAGGAAAATTCAGCTCCGCATTGGATCGCGTCTTTCTCTTCGATTTGATTCCAACTCCTCCCAATGATTCCGCTGAACCCGCTTCTTCCATCATCCAACCCGATAAGAAACTCGCTTCCAAATCCAAATCTCAAACCCAACCcgattcttcttctttgttcaTCGACAAGGATTGGGTTTCCGAACACGCTCGTCAGGTTTCTAGAATGTTAGTCGGTGGCATTAAGGTTGTTGGTGTCTATGTTTGGGTCAATGATAATGCCTTCAAGAATTCAACCTTAATGCTTTGCCAG ACTGTGAAGGGAGTTGCTGAAGCAGCGCCAGTTTCAGATGTTAACTGGGATGAAAGACTGCTTCTTCAAATTTGTTATGGCCCGAGAAG GTGGAATTGTAGAAACTGTTCGCTATCTTCAAATATTACATCTAGTAGTCTACGCCCTTGTGATTTTAAAATGGGGAAGGTCTTAAGTTCTTTTCAAACTTTTAGGTGTATGCACAACTTTAATCTTAG GTTACCCATATTGCGTGATGGTTCATCCAAGTTTCAGACATTGAGTGACGTTCTTCATCATGCAATATCTCTTCATGCCAAAGAGCTGGCTGATGCAAAAGCCCTGATCGACGGTAAATTG GTTCTTGATAACGAGCCATGCTCATTAGATGGTGTGCATGAAGTTGAATTGCTTATACCATTCTTGAATAATGGTTCTATTGAAG cATACAGCCAAAGAGATGTTTCTGGTATTCTTTCCTTTGGTGGCGCGATATGTTCTTTTGCATATCTGAATTCAAAAGAGCCAATTTCACAAGCTGTCACTGATATAAAG GGAGATATCATTACAAGCCTGCAAAGTAGACTGGATATAATCTGTGATGAGACAGATGTTGATTCAGGTAACCATCATGATGTTGGAAAGCAAGTAAACGAGGACGATGTATCAGTTGAAAAGCCTGTTTCCCAACTTGTGCTGCATTTATTGAG aaaagAATGCAGCCTTCCTTTTCCTAGAAGAGTTTTCGCACCGTGGTTAGCAGGGACGTATGCGTGTGATTACTTGCAGCCTTCTGAGACTGTTGAG GTTTTAAAAGATCACTGTATGGAGTTGTTATCCATGAAAGCTCCAACTGATATCTCTACAATTTTGGAGCCAGAAAAAGAAGTCATATCTTTCAGAACTAAATCTTTTTGGGATGTAGCAGTGCCCTCCTATTCAGAAATTCACCTCAGAGAAGACAAGATGAAACTTGATGGCAGAGGAGAGAGTTCTAGTGATAAACTCATGAAGCCAGGTTACATTAGTGTTGTAGCTGCTGGTCTCATCCTTCTACTATCCGTCTTAGTTGGTTTTGTGTTATTTGCCCGTAAGGGTTGA
- the LOC11426003 gene encoding oligopeptide transporter 2 — MAYGVIEDDVSPIEEVRAVVSNEDDQNLPIWTFRMWTMGIISVVLLSYINTFFIYRTQPLTVTMITIQVATLPIGRFMAKVLPTKKFRIIGFGEREFSLNPGPFNVKEHVLISMFANAGAAFGSGTAYALSIVDIIRVFYYRKITFLTSWILVLTTQVLGYGWAGIMRKYVVDPAEMWWPSTLMQVSLFRTLHEKDENRMSKGKFFLIALMCSFAWYVVPGYLFATLSIISWVCWIFPNSVTAHQIGSGKNGLGLGSFSLDWTTIASFLGNPLVTPIFATVNILVGYILLIYILIPTAYWGFNLYNAKNFPIYSNELFSAQGVRYNVTAIVNNKFEIDMDAYNNQGHINMSIFFSISYGIGFAAIVSTLTHVAIFNGKDIYHQLQSSRTGKEDIHTRLMKKYKDIPNWWFHVTLVVSFLLALALCIFKKEEIQMPWWALIFASGLALIFTLPVAIITATTNQTPGLNVITEYIMGVILPGRPIANVCFKTYGYMSMSQAISFLSDFKLGHYMKIPPRSMFIVQILGTLIAGTVDVGVAWWLLGSIKNICHEDQLPKGSPWTCPNDNVFFDASVIWGLVGPRRIFGPLGNYEKLNWAFLIGLLSPIIIWALIKAFPSQKWISYIHIPVLLGATASMPPASTVNFNSWITVAVIFNYFIHKYRKKWWERYNYILAAALDAGLAFMTTLLYFTVSSGGISLNWWGQDEHCPLATCPTAKGIVTDGCPTF, encoded by the exons ATGGCTTACGGTGTTATCGAGGACGACGTTTCACCTATTGAGGAGGTTCGGGCGGTGGTGTCAAACGAGGATGACCAGAACCTCCCGATATGGACGTTCCGTATGTGGACGATGGGAATTATCTCGGTGGTGTTGCTTTCTTacataaacacatttttcaTTTACAGAACCCAACCATTAACGGTTACAATGATAACAATTCAGGTTGCAACGCTTCCTATTGGTCGATTCATGGCTAAGGTGCTTCCTACAAAAAAGTTTCGGATCATTGGTTTTGGAGAGAGAGAGTTTTCGTTAAATCCGGGTCCTTTTAACGTGAAAGAGCACGTGCTTATTTCCATGTTTGCAAATGCTGGTGCTGCGTTTGGGAGTGGCACTGCTTATGCTCTCAGTATTGTTGATATCATTCGTGTATTTTATTACAGGAAGATTACCTTTCTTACCAGTTGGATTCTTGTTCTCACTACGCAG GTATTAGGGTATGGATGGGCTGGGATAATGAGGAAGTACGTGGTGGATCCGGCGGAGATGTGGTGGCCATCCACTTTAATGCAAGTTTCTTTGTTCAG GACTTTACATGAAAAGGATGAGAATCGCATGTCAAAAGGGAAGTTCTTTTTGATTGCACTTATGTGCAGCTTTGCATGGTATGTGGTTCCAGGCTACCTCTTTGCCACCTTATCAATTATTTCATGGGTTTGTTGGATATTCCCTAATTCAGTAACAGCACATCAAATTGGATCTGGGAAGAATGGCCTTGGTTTGGGTTCCTTTTCTCTTGACTGGACCACTATTGCTTCATTCCTTGGGAATCCACTTGTTACCCCTATCTTTGCAACGGTTAACATCCTTGTTGGCTACATTTTATTAATCTACATTCTTATTCCAACGGCTTATTGGGGATTTAATCTCTATAATGCCAAAAACTTCCCCATATACTCTAATGAACTATTCAGTGCTCAAGGTGTGAGATACAATGTGACAGCTATTGTGAACAACAAGTTTGAGATAGATATGGATGCATATAATAATCAAGGTCACATTAATATGAGTATCTTCTTTTCTATTTCCTATGGTATTGGCTTTGCTGCCATTGTCTCTACACTCACTCACGTTGCCATATTTAATGGAAA AGATATATATCATCAACTTCAATCTTCCCGAACTGGAAAGGAAGACATTCACACAAGATTGATGAAGAAGTATAAAGACATACCTAATTGGTGGTTTCATGTTACGCTTGTGGTTTCATTTTTACTTGCACTTGCATTGTGTATTTTCAAGAAAGAAGAGATACAAATGCCATGGTGGGCTCTCATCTTTGCTTCTGGACTTGCACTCATTTTTACTCTTCCCGTTGCCATCATAACTGCCACCACTAATCAG ACTCCAGGTTTGAATGTTATTACTGAGTACATTATGGGTGTGATTTTACCCGGCCGACCAATAGCCAACGTTTGCTTCAAGACCTACGGGTATATGAGTATGTCTCAAGCTATTTCCTTTTTATCTGATTTCAAGTTAGGACATTACATGAAGATCCCACCAAGGTCAATGTTCATAGTTCAG ATTTTAGGTACTCTTATAGCTGGAACAGTGGATGTTGGTGTGGCATGGTGGTTGCTAGGTTCAATAAAGAACATATGCCATGAAGATCAACTTCCCAAAGGTAGTCCATGGACATGCCCAAATGACAACGTGTTCTTTGATGCCTCCGTTATATGGGGTTTGGTGGGACCAAGAAGAATTTTTGGGCCACTAGGAAACTACGAAAAGCTGAACTGGGCCTTCCTAATTGGACTACTGAGCCCAATAATCATATGGGCCCTAATAAAAGCCTTTCCCAGTCAAAAATGGATATCATACATTCACATTCCTGTTCTGCTTGGTGCAACTGCAAGTATGCCACCAGCTAGCACAGTGAATTTCAATTCATGGATTACTGTTGCAgttatatttaactattttatccACAAATATCGTAAGAAGTGGTGGGAGAGATACAATTATATTCTTGCTGCTGCTTTAGATGCTGGATTGGCTTTCATGACTACTCTTCTATACTTTACGGTTAGTAGTGGTGGTATAAGTTTGAATTGGTGGGGACAAGATGAGCATTGTCCTCTTGCTACATGTCCTACTGCTAAAGGCATAGTTACTGATGGTTGTCCTACATTTTGA